The following proteins are co-located in the Phragmites australis chromosome 10, lpPhrAust1.1, whole genome shotgun sequence genome:
- the LOC133930204 gene encoding xyloglucan O-acetyltransferase 1-like, which translates to MMLLRSCFVGDSAARNQAEALVCFLSTVSRPETVHQYDDHVGKKFWRWSFPAPHDVVVLTYWSPFLVRAGGRSEDFVLAQDILFLDELNEPWTAEADAMDVMVISAGHWFDRPAIYLDNGLVAGVQNRPDVNRTQMSFLGVYHEVLRRTLEFVNANSTTDKLVVVSTIAPAHFDRRYSWNHRDACSRTALYEEGETQVGSTDAELRKAVLEEVAAAVVRWRRSELRFEVLDVTRLVAMRPDVHPGPHLFRDAYRDWPLPETVANDCLHWCSPGPIDTFNDILAWIVEVKSSVDDYNVPVDRDGRRDQVQGEGEGDIKKKVREESILLLENSVQV; encoded by the exons ATGATGTTG CTTCGCTCCTGCTTCGTCGGCGACTCCGCGGCGCGCAACCAGGCGGAGGCCCTCGTGTGCTTCCTCTCTACGGTGTCGCGGCCGGAGACGGTGCACCAGTACGACGACCACGTCGGGAAGAAGTTCTGGCGGTGGTCCTTTCCGGCGCCGCACGACGTCGTCGTCTTGACGTACTGGTCGCCGTTTCTCGTGCGGGCTGGGGGCAGGTCTGAGGACTTCGTCCTGGCGCAAGACATCCTCTTCCTCGACGAGCTCAACGAGCCGTGGACGGCCGAAGCCGACGCCATGGACGTCATGGTAATCTCGGCGGGGCACTGGTTCGACCGCCCGGCCATCTACCTCGACAACGGCCTGGTCGCCGGGGTGCAAAACCGGCCGGACGTGAACCGCACCCAAATGAGCTTCCTGGGCGTGTACCACGAGGTGTTGCGCAGGACGCTCGAGTTCGTGAACGCGAACTCGACCACCGACAAGCTAGTGGTGGTGTCGACCATCGCGCCGGCGCACTTCGACAGGAGGTACAGCTGGAACCACCGCGACGCGTGCTCGCGCACGGCACTGTACGAGGAAGGCGAGACGCAGGTGGGGTCCACGGACGCCGAGCTGAGAAAGGCCGTCCTGGAGGAGGTGGCTGCCGCCGTGGTGAGGTGGCGGCGGTCGGAGCTGCGGTTCGAGGTCCTTGACGTGACGAGGCTGGTGGCGATGCGGCCCGACGTGCACCCTGGGCCGCACCTCTTCCGGGACGCATACCGCGATTGGCCATTGCCGGAGACGGTGGCAAACGACTGCCTGCACTGGTGCTCCCCCGGGCCGATCGACACATTCAACGACATACTGGCGTGGATCGTGGAGGTCAAGTCTAGCGTTGACGACTATAATGTTCCCGTCGACCGAGATGGCCGGCGAGATCAGGTAcaaggtgagggagagggagacatCAAAAAGAAGGTGCGGGAAGAAAGCATTCTATTGTTAGAGAACAGTGTTCAAGTCTGA